A single window of Jiangella alkaliphila DNA harbors:
- a CDS encoding hydroxypyruvate isomerase family protein, translating into MPEPRFAVNCSILLTRLPLRERLDAVRAAGFEAAEFWWPFATATPGDAEVEAFVDAVRASGLRLAGLNLFAGDLPAGERGVVSWPGREDELLASVRVAAYVGAELGCRHFNALYGNRLPGRDPAEQDAVAVEALAAAADGLAGIGATVLLEPVSGIDAYPLRTAAQVVAVADRVGATNLGLLLDVYHLAVNGDDVAAAIELYRDRIAHVQLADAPGRGAPGTGTLPLRAWIDDLVAGGYDGWMALEHVSDDADPFAWRKEGSWR; encoded by the coding sequence ATGCCTGAACCGCGATTCGCCGTCAACTGCTCGATCCTCCTGACCCGGCTGCCGCTGCGCGAGCGGCTCGACGCCGTCCGTGCGGCGGGGTTCGAGGCGGCCGAGTTCTGGTGGCCGTTCGCCACCGCGACGCCCGGCGACGCCGAGGTCGAGGCGTTCGTCGACGCGGTCCGGGCGTCCGGGCTGCGGCTGGCCGGGCTGAACCTGTTCGCCGGCGACCTGCCGGCCGGTGAGCGCGGCGTCGTGTCGTGGCCCGGCCGCGAGGACGAGCTGCTGGCCAGCGTGCGGGTGGCGGCGTACGTCGGCGCCGAGCTGGGCTGCCGTCACTTCAACGCGCTGTACGGCAACCGGCTGCCCGGCCGCGACCCCGCCGAGCAGGACGCCGTCGCCGTCGAGGCCCTCGCGGCCGCGGCCGACGGGCTGGCCGGCATCGGCGCGACGGTGCTGCTGGAACCGGTCAGCGGTATCGACGCCTACCCGTTGCGCACGGCGGCGCAGGTGGTCGCGGTCGCCGACCGGGTGGGCGCCACCAACCTCGGCCTGCTGCTCGACGTCTACCACCTGGCCGTCAACGGCGACGACGTCGCGGCCGCGATCGAGCTGTACCGCGACCGCATCGCGCACGTCCAGCTGGCCGACGCGCCGGGACGGGGCGCGCCCGGCACCGGGACGCTGCCGCTGCGGGCCTGGATCGACGACCTCGTCGCCGGCGGGTACGACGGGTGGATGGCGCTGGAACACGTGAGCGACGACGCGGACCCGTTCGCGTGGCGCAAGGAAGGGAGCTGGCGATGA
- a CDS encoding VOC family protein — translation MDMKLELVAVPVTDVDRAKEFYVRAGFNADHDHAVSETVRFVQLTPPGSACSIALGLGLTGMEPGSLDNLQMVVADADAARADLLARGIEVSEVDDQPWGRFVFFSDPDGNGWALQQLPDWSAGAQAR, via the coding sequence ATGGACATGAAACTGGAGCTCGTGGCGGTGCCCGTGACCGACGTCGACCGGGCGAAGGAGTTCTACGTGCGGGCCGGCTTCAACGCCGACCATGACCACGCGGTCAGCGAAACGGTCCGGTTCGTGCAGCTCACTCCGCCGGGGTCGGCCTGCTCGATCGCGCTCGGCCTGGGGCTGACCGGCATGGAACCCGGGTCGCTGGACAACCTGCAGATGGTGGTGGCCGACGCCGACGCCGCCCGTGCCGACCTGCTCGCGCGCGGCATCGAGGTCAGCGAGGTCGACGACCAGCCGTGGGGCCGGTTCGTCTTCTTCTCCGACCCGGACGGCAACGGCTGGGCCCTGCAGCAGCTCCCGGACTGGTCTGCCGGCGCCCAGGCCCGCTGA
- a CDS encoding MarR family winged helix-turn-helix transcriptional regulator, whose translation MEREPAARIADLLSSANRRMRRASKLELERAGVTHSQLRVLRLLSAAGEPLRVSELARRLDVIPRSATSVVDLLEAGGLVERRPDPADRRAILVALTPAGDGVLRSMRAHRAAGLAQMLDRLTDDEQAELIRLLTVLTADD comes from the coding sequence GTGGAGAGGGAGCCGGCCGCCCGCATCGCCGACCTGCTGAGCAGCGCCAACCGGCGCATGCGCCGGGCGTCGAAACTCGAGCTCGAGCGCGCCGGCGTCACGCACAGTCAGCTGCGCGTGCTCCGGCTGCTGTCCGCCGCCGGCGAGCCGCTGCGGGTGAGCGAGCTGGCCCGCCGGCTCGACGTCATCCCGCGCTCCGCGACGTCGGTGGTCGACCTGCTCGAGGCCGGCGGCCTGGTCGAGCGGCGGCCCGACCCCGCTGATCGCCGGGCCATCCTCGTCGCGCTGACCCCGGCCGGCGACGGCGTCCTCCGGTCGATGCGCGCCCATCGCGCCGCCGGCCTGGCGCAGATGCTCGATCGCCTCACCGACGACGAGCAGGCCGAGCTGATCCGCCTGCTCACCGTCCTCACCGCCGACGACTGA
- a CDS encoding MFS transporter, with translation MSLIEAQVAPAVTDPSTRTPIRKGLVLALVCVAQAMVGLDIAIVNVALPSIQRDLGVGQSMVQWVVVAYGLLLGGFLLLGGRMADQLGRRRILLAGLAVFTVASFSAGAAQGGGLLIAARAVQGFGAALIAPAALSLLAVTFAEGRERHRAIGLFGAVGGVAGSVGVVAGGLFAGGPGWRWSFLINVPVGALLIMLAVVFLARDRAADRTTRLDIAGATTVTGGLLVFVYALHHGANHGWAAGSTLAMLAVAAALLAAFVRIEARAAAPLVPASTLRNRTLVAANVTAFLASCAFLSFIFVGSLLMQQALGYSPTTTGVAWLATTTTCFAAAMAAARLVTYVGVRSLLITGISIFTVGVLWLTRVPADASYLADVLPAFLLAGIGAGLFAPTLQIGALSGTSRSESGLASGLVETMREIGGAAGVAAVSTVLVTGSGIDGFRAAFAFIALLATLGVLTAAIGFARRAHPGAD, from the coding sequence ATGTCGCTCATCGAAGCCCAGGTTGCTCCTGCCGTCACCGACCCGTCGACACGGACGCCCATCAGAAAGGGACTGGTACTGGCGCTGGTATGTGTGGCCCAGGCGATGGTCGGACTCGACATCGCCATCGTGAATGTGGCACTGCCGTCGATCCAGCGTGATCTCGGTGTCGGTCAGAGCATGGTGCAGTGGGTGGTGGTGGCCTATGGACTGCTGCTCGGTGGGTTTCTCCTGCTCGGCGGCAGAATGGCCGATCAGCTGGGACGCCGGCGCATCCTCCTGGCCGGCCTCGCGGTCTTCACGGTCGCGTCGTTCTCGGCCGGTGCCGCGCAAGGCGGCGGCCTGTTGATCGCCGCGCGGGCCGTTCAAGGGTTCGGCGCCGCGCTGATCGCGCCGGCGGCCTTGTCGCTGCTGGCCGTCACCTTCGCGGAGGGACGCGAACGCCATCGTGCGATCGGTCTGTTCGGGGCCGTGGGCGGGGTGGCCGGGTCGGTCGGCGTCGTCGCCGGCGGGCTGTTCGCCGGGGGTCCGGGCTGGCGCTGGTCGTTCTTGATCAACGTGCCGGTCGGCGCGTTGCTGATCATGCTCGCCGTCGTGTTCCTGGCTCGGGATCGGGCTGCTGACCGCACCACGCGGCTCGACATCGCTGGGGCGACGACGGTGACGGGCGGGCTGCTGGTCTTCGTGTACGCGCTGCACCACGGCGCGAACCACGGCTGGGCCGCCGGATCGACGCTCGCGATGTTGGCGGTGGCCGCCGCGCTGCTGGCGGCGTTCGTGCGGATCGAGGCACGAGCCGCCGCGCCGCTCGTGCCGGCCTCGACGCTGAGAAACCGCACCCTCGTCGCGGCCAACGTGACCGCGTTCCTCGCCTCCTGCGCCTTCCTGTCGTTCATCTTCGTCGGATCCTTGCTGATGCAGCAGGCGCTCGGCTACTCACCGACGACGACCGGGGTGGCGTGGCTGGCCACGACCACGACCTGCTTCGCGGCAGCCATGGCCGCCGCCCGGCTCGTCACCTACGTGGGCGTACGGTCGCTGTTGATCACCGGCATTTCGATCTTCACCGTCGGGGTGCTGTGGTTGACCAGAGTTCCCGCGGATGCCAGTTATCTCGCCGACGTCCTGCCGGCCTTCCTGCTCGCCGGGATCGGCGCCGGACTCTTCGCGCCCACGCTGCAGATCGGCGCGCTGTCCGGCACGTCGCGGTCGGAATCGGGACTGGCGTCCGGCCTGGTGGAGACCATGCGTGAGATCGGCGGCGCCGCCGGCGTCGCCGCGGTGTCGACCGTGCTGGTCACGGGATCCGGCATCGACGGCTTCCGCGCCGCCTTCGCATTCATCGCCCTCCTCGCGACCCTCGGCGTCCTCACCGCCGCCATCGGATTCGCCCGCAGGGCCCACCCCGGCGCAGACTGA
- a CDS encoding DUF5996 family protein — protein MAEQSIDPGLAWPRLRTADWADTRDTLHLWTQIVGKIRMAHAPAVNHWWHVTLYVTPRGLTTSTIPYGDRAFEIEFDLVDHQLQIRTSEGRHSSVALEPKPVAVFYAETMDALDGLGLSTRIHATPNEVDPAIPFAQDTQHASYDPHAVELYRRQLLQAHQALTTFRSGYVGKVSPVHFFWGAMDLACTRFSGRTAPRHPGGAPNCPPSVMHEGYSHELASCGFWPGGGDEGAFYAYAYPEPDGYAAHPVGPAGTTYADGEFLLPYEAVASASDPEGMLAEFFETTYRAGADLGGWDRTALEAGPGRAGATLG, from the coding sequence ATGGCCGAGCAGAGCATCGACCCGGGTCTGGCGTGGCCTCGGCTGCGCACGGCGGACTGGGCCGACACCAGGGACACGCTGCATCTGTGGACCCAGATCGTCGGGAAGATCCGCATGGCCCACGCGCCGGCGGTGAACCACTGGTGGCACGTCACCCTGTACGTCACCCCGCGCGGCCTCACCACGTCGACGATCCCGTACGGGGACCGCGCGTTCGAGATCGAGTTCGACCTCGTCGACCACCAGCTGCAGATTCGCACCAGCGAGGGCAGGCACAGCAGCGTCGCGCTCGAGCCCAAGCCGGTCGCCGTCTTCTACGCCGAGACGATGGACGCGCTCGACGGGCTCGGCCTGAGCACCCGCATCCACGCCACTCCGAACGAGGTCGACCCCGCGATCCCGTTCGCCCAGGACACCCAGCACGCCTCGTACGACCCGCACGCCGTCGAGCTCTACCGCCGTCAGCTGCTCCAGGCGCACCAGGCGCTGACCACGTTCCGCTCCGGGTACGTCGGCAAGGTCAGCCCCGTGCACTTCTTCTGGGGCGCCATGGACCTCGCCTGCACTCGCTTCTCCGGCCGCACGGCGCCACGTCACCCCGGCGGCGCGCCCAACTGCCCGCCGTCGGTCATGCACGAGGGCTACTCGCACGAGCTGGCCAGCTGCGGGTTCTGGCCGGGCGGCGGTGACGAGGGCGCGTTCTACGCCTACGCCTATCCCGAGCCCGACGGGTACGCGGCGCACCCCGTCGGGCCGGCGGGCACGACCTATGCGGACGGCGAGTTCCTGCTGCCCTACGAGGCCGTCGCCTCCGCGTCCGACCCGGAGGGCATGCTCGCCGAGTTCTTCGAGACCACCTATCGCGCCGGCGCCGACCTCGGAGGCTGGGACCGGACGGCGCTCGAGGCCGGCCCCGGACGCGCGGGGGCGACGCTCGGGTGA
- a CDS encoding DUF1330 domain-containing protein, giving the protein MPAYVIAHLQDAAPHPDIAEYIERISGTFEPYGGRFLVHATRHEVKEGSWPGGVVMIGFPGLAEARSWWDSPEYQEIAPLRSRHIDGDIIMIDGVPEGYDPTTTAASIRAAALAAE; this is encoded by the coding sequence ATGCCCGCCTACGTCATCGCCCACCTGCAGGACGCCGCCCCGCACCCGGACATCGCCGAGTACATCGAGCGCATCTCCGGCACCTTCGAGCCATACGGCGGCCGCTTCCTCGTGCACGCCACGCGGCACGAGGTGAAGGAGGGCAGCTGGCCCGGCGGTGTCGTGATGATCGGCTTTCCCGGGCTCGCCGAGGCGCGCAGCTGGTGGGACTCCCCCGAGTACCAGGAGATCGCGCCGTTGCGCTCCCGGCACATCGACGGCGACATCATCATGATCGACGGCGTGCCCGAGGGCTACGACCCGACGACGACCGCGGCGTCGATCCGGGCTGCCGCGCTGGCGGCCGAGTAG
- a CDS encoding NUDIX domain-containing protein has protein sequence MARRIEYWHDPDAPAPNSLVPAAGVLAVNDAGEILLQRRRDTGQWALPMGAQEKGETITECAIRETQEETGVTVEVTGILGIFSDPAHIIEYTSNGEVRQEYEVALLARPVSGAPTTNDEASDVRWVAPADLETLDIHPTMRRQIDLYLAGRYPHVD, from the coding sequence ATGGCTCGTCGCATCGAGTACTGGCACGATCCCGACGCGCCGGCGCCGAACAGCCTGGTCCCGGCTGCCGGCGTGCTCGCCGTCAACGACGCCGGCGAGATCCTGCTGCAGCGCCGCCGCGATACCGGGCAGTGGGCGCTGCCCATGGGCGCGCAAGAGAAGGGCGAAACGATCACCGAGTGCGCGATCCGCGAGACCCAGGAAGAGACGGGCGTCACCGTCGAGGTCACCGGCATCCTCGGCATCTTCTCCGACCCCGCGCACATCATCGAGTACACCAGCAACGGCGAGGTCCGGCAGGAGTACGAGGTCGCGCTGCTGGCTCGTCCGGTGAGCGGCGCACCGACGACCAATGACGAGGCGTCCGACGTGCGATGGGTCGCGCCGGCCGACCTGGAGACGCTGGACATCCACCCCACGATGCGGCGGCAGATCGACCTGTACCTGGCTGGCCGTTACCCGCACGTTGACTAG
- a CDS encoding SRPBCC family protein produces the protein MSRTDHLTATISVSHTPDEVFAAITNVRGWWSENIIGATAAADDEFVFYEAGDGIRFSRFRLTEVVPGRRVVWHVVDSYLVFIEDHDEWTDTQVVFDISAGSDGTTVHFTHEGLNAADSACFEACSRGWTFYITESLPRLIATGTGQPMPKIRG, from the coding sequence ATGTCGCGCACCGATCACCTGACCGCCACGATCTCGGTCAGCCACACCCCGGACGAAGTCTTCGCAGCCATCACCAACGTGCGTGGCTGGTGGAGCGAGAACATCATCGGCGCCACCGCCGCCGCTGACGACGAGTTCGTCTTCTACGAGGCCGGCGACGGCATCCGCTTCAGCCGGTTTCGTCTCACGGAGGTCGTCCCAGGCAGGCGAGTCGTCTGGCACGTCGTGGACTCCTACCTCGTCTTCATCGAGGACCACGACGAATGGACCGATACCCAGGTCGTCTTCGACATCTCCGCGGGTTCGGACGGCACGACGGTCCACTTCACCCACGAGGGCCTGAACGCCGCGGACTCCGCCTGCTTCGAGGCCTGCTCGCGCGGCTGGACCTTCTACATCACCGAGAGCCTGCCGAGGCTGATCGCCACCGGCACCGGACAGCCCATGCCGAAGATCCGCGGCTGA
- a CDS encoding ABC transporter ATP-binding protein produces MDDSTRGRTRSFVKDRSVTAHKLAPGTVRRILTFARPYKKQLAVFLSLILVDAVLGAAQPLLFKLIIDEGVLKDDQGLVIGLALAVAGLAVVTAAVGLTQRYVSAIIGQGLVHDLRSQVFAHVQRMPIAFFSRTQTGALVSRLNGDVQGAQQAFTSTLSTVVGNVATTAAVLAAMFVLSWQITVAALVLVPLFVLPAKLVGRKLADLTRERYDLTADMGQTMTERFNVAGALLVKIFGRPEAESAEFDERAARVRDIGVTTAVYSRVLMTSLGLLAALATAFVYGLGGVLAIAGTLGVGTIVALTAYLGRLYGPITSLSNLQVDIMTTLVSFERVLEVLDLEPMVRDAADAKPLPAGAASVEFDHADFGYPAASDVSLASLESAAGLPSTPGGQVLHDITFTARPGEMIALVGPSGAGKSTVTSLVSRLYDVTGGAVRVGGHDVRDVTQQSLRDAIGVVTQDAHLFHTTLRANLSYARPGAADDEIWAALEAAQIAPVVRSLPDGLDTVVGERGYRLSGGEKQRLAIARLLLKAPRIVVLDEATAHLDSESEAAVQRALETALAGRTSLVIAHRLSTVRDADQILVVDDGRIVERGTHDELLAAGGAYADLYRTQFRSQETLTPAAA; encoded by the coding sequence GTGGATGACTCCACTCGCGGCCGGACCCGCTCCTTCGTCAAGGACCGCTCCGTCACCGCCCACAAGCTCGCGCCCGGCACCGTCCGGCGCATCCTCACCTTCGCCCGCCCCTACAAGAAGCAGCTCGCCGTCTTCCTCTCGCTGATCCTGGTCGACGCGGTGCTGGGCGCCGCCCAGCCGCTGCTGTTCAAGCTGATCATCGACGAGGGCGTCCTCAAGGACGACCAGGGCCTGGTCATCGGCCTGGCCCTCGCGGTCGCCGGCCTGGCCGTCGTCACGGCGGCCGTCGGGCTCACGCAGCGCTACGTCTCCGCGATCATCGGCCAGGGGCTGGTCCACGACCTGCGCAGCCAGGTCTTCGCGCACGTCCAGCGCATGCCCATCGCGTTCTTCAGCCGCACCCAGACCGGCGCGCTGGTCAGCCGCCTCAACGGCGACGTCCAGGGCGCGCAGCAGGCGTTCACGTCCACGCTGTCGACGGTGGTCGGCAACGTCGCGACGACGGCGGCCGTGCTGGCCGCCATGTTCGTGCTGTCGTGGCAGATCACCGTCGCGGCGCTCGTCCTCGTGCCGCTGTTCGTGCTGCCCGCCAAGCTGGTCGGCCGCAAGCTCGCCGACCTCACCCGCGAGCGCTACGACCTCACCGCCGACATGGGCCAGACCATGACCGAGCGGTTCAACGTCGCCGGCGCGCTGCTGGTCAAGATCTTCGGCCGGCCCGAGGCCGAGTCCGCCGAGTTCGACGAGCGGGCCGCCCGGGTCCGCGACATCGGCGTGACGACCGCGGTCTACTCGCGGGTGCTCATGACGTCGCTCGGCCTGCTCGCCGCGCTGGCGACGGCGTTCGTCTACGGCCTCGGCGGCGTGCTCGCCATCGCCGGCACGCTGGGCGTCGGCACCATCGTCGCGCTGACGGCGTACCTCGGCCGCCTGTACGGGCCCATCACGTCGCTCTCGAACCTGCAGGTCGACATCATGACGACGCTGGTCAGCTTCGAGCGCGTGCTCGAGGTCCTCGACCTGGAGCCGATGGTCCGCGACGCCGCCGACGCGAAGCCGCTGCCGGCCGGCGCGGCGTCGGTCGAGTTCGACCACGCCGACTTCGGCTACCCCGCCGCGTCCGACGTCTCACTCGCCTCGCTCGAGTCGGCGGCCGGCCTGCCGAGCACGCCCGGCGGCCAGGTGCTGCACGACATCACCTTCACCGCGCGGCCGGGGGAGATGATCGCGCTGGTCGGGCCGTCCGGCGCAGGCAAGTCCACGGTGACCAGCCTGGTCTCGCGGCTTTACGACGTCACCGGCGGCGCCGTGCGGGTCGGCGGCCACGACGTCCGCGACGTCACGCAGCAGTCGCTGCGCGACGCGATCGGCGTCGTCACGCAGGACGCGCACCTGTTCCACACCACGCTGCGCGCCAACCTGAGCTACGCCCGGCCCGGCGCCGCCGACGACGAGATCTGGGCGGCGCTCGAGGCGGCGCAGATCGCCCCGGTGGTCCGGTCGCTGCCGGACGGTCTCGACACCGTCGTCGGCGAGCGCGGCTACCGGCTCTCCGGCGGCGAGAAGCAGCGCCTGGCCATCGCCCGGCTGCTGCTCAAGGCGCCCCGCATCGTCGTACTCGACGAGGCCACGGCGCACCTCGACTCCGAGTCCGAGGCCGCCGTCCAACGGGCCCTCGAGACCGCGCTCGCCGGCCGGACGTCGCTGGTCATCGCGCACCGGCTGTCCACCGTCCGCGACGCCGACCAGATCCTGGTCGTCGACGACGGCCGCATCGTCGAGCGGGGCACGCACGACGAACTGCTGGCCGCGGGCGGCGCGTACGCCGACCTCTACCGCACGCAGTTCCGCTCGCAGGAGACGCTCACGCCGGCCGCCGCCTGA
- a CDS encoding FadR/GntR family transcriptional regulator codes for MTQPGGPAFHAVERSKVYSSVVDQILASIRDGRLPPGSALPAERILANQLQVSRGSLREAIRVLEHAGVLDVRVGSGTYVTLDSGSDTTILRAQAAMIGEHSPLDLMVARAAIEPVCAEHAARSHHPSDLQAIDDAVTEQADVTRAGGDPSEADAAFHLAVAVASHNGVLVALQRTLNDLMHEQTWSDLKHRSRSRSHASEAYLEHHQLVLEAIRQRDPRRAGQLMAMHMSAIETGLLAELGHDG; via the coding sequence GTGACTCAGCCAGGCGGCCCCGCGTTCCACGCGGTCGAACGGTCGAAGGTGTACTCCTCGGTCGTCGACCAGATCCTCGCCAGCATCCGCGACGGCCGGCTGCCGCCGGGCAGCGCGCTGCCGGCCGAGCGCATCCTGGCCAACCAGCTGCAGGTGAGCCGCGGCTCGCTGCGCGAGGCGATCCGGGTGCTCGAGCACGCCGGCGTGCTGGACGTCCGCGTCGGCAGCGGCACCTACGTCACCCTCGACAGCGGCTCCGACACCACCATCCTGCGCGCCCAGGCGGCGATGATCGGCGAGCACAGCCCGCTGGACCTCATGGTCGCCCGGGCCGCCATCGAGCCGGTCTGCGCCGAGCACGCGGCGCGCTCGCACCACCCCAGTGACCTGCAGGCCATCGACGACGCGGTGACCGAGCAGGCCGACGTCACCCGCGCCGGCGGCGACCCCAGCGAGGCCGACGCCGCCTTCCACCTGGCCGTCGCGGTGGCTTCGCACAACGGCGTCCTGGTGGCGCTGCAGCGCACGCTGAACGACCTCATGCACGAGCAGACGTGGAGCGACCTCAAGCACCGCTCACGGTCGCGGTCGCACGCCTCGGAGGCCTACCTCGAGCACCACCAGCTGGTGCTGGAGGCGATCCGGCAGCGCGACCCGCGGCGGGCCGGCCAGCTGATGGCGATGCACATGAGCGCCATCGAGACCGGCCTGCTGGCCGAGCTGGGGCACGACGGTTGA
- a CDS encoding NUDIX hydrolase, with protein MTDPTNEPLETSPFVATIVVTSKGPKGQHVLLLHPADIESLDGEWSWVPPGGVREPGEKIADCAARELREETGIVAEPRPVRVDASEEVGVYRLEVPWGTPVQLNAEYTASEWVPVEQAADRCKPADLLDTVRIGLNG; from the coding sequence ATGACCGACCCGACCAACGAGCCGCTCGAGACGAGCCCGTTCGTGGCCACGATCGTCGTGACGAGCAAGGGGCCGAAGGGGCAGCACGTGCTCCTGCTGCACCCCGCCGACATCGAGTCCCTCGACGGCGAATGGTCCTGGGTGCCGCCCGGCGGCGTCCGCGAGCCGGGCGAGAAGATCGCCGACTGTGCCGCCCGTGAGCTGCGGGAAGAGACCGGCATCGTCGCCGAGCCGCGACCCGTCCGCGTCGATGCCTCTGAGGAGGTCGGTGTGTACCGGCTCGAGGTGCCCTGGGGAACGCCCGTGCAGCTCAACGCCGAGTACACCGCGTCCGAATGGGTCCCCGTCGAGCAGGCGGCGGACCGTTGCAAGCCCGCCGACCTGCTCGACACCGTCCGCATCGGGCTCAACGGCTGA
- a CDS encoding cellulase family glycosylhydrolase, whose product MKRTARLAAALAVAAAVAASFTAPAPAADVVPVADPLPRIAAGPDRALVDTETGAPFEPRGFNYVRLTAMPSNAANPYHSTFEPGLYDAARADAMLADVTMRGYNTVRVFLDPGNGQDNLMGEPHGLGHGDADLSPANAAYLDNVADFVRRAAGYGVYVLPSMDVFPQNGYYRDIIVNSPQPVNIVGRNRSYMYEGYIRAKEEYLRVFTTEMTARLGDLMSTFLALQLDNEAYLNHTEAPFHQFSGQMTVAGRTYQMADRMQRQAAADAAFVAYADRGVAAVKAVDPDLMVTMGAFTNLAVKKTFDGLSGVCDGAPCGDPRYPVRVSTLTRDSDLDFLDIHLYLATGRTLAASLGSMEWSQVTGPVINGEFGTERRWFGNDIQQAWPALVDHQVGSCTYGITGWLYWTWDTNEDATQQKFFTGVEAGGVIAGALSPRQRPDPCSTTQVRVRHMTVYPLAAAERPLARPQFRGGGPDGTVTLSVNGEEAGRTTSDGRGWQLRPARDLPLGEPFDAVFRLYRDGRLADLVTIEDVVLGG is encoded by the coding sequence GTGAAGCGCACCGCCCGGCTGGCCGCCGCGCTGGCCGTCGCCGCCGCCGTCGCCGCATCCTTCACCGCCCCCGCGCCTGCCGCGGACGTCGTCCCCGTCGCCGACCCGTTGCCGCGCATCGCCGCCGGGCCGGACCGGGCGCTGGTCGACACCGAGACCGGTGCGCCGTTCGAGCCGCGCGGCTTCAACTACGTGCGGCTGACGGCGATGCCGTCGAACGCAGCCAACCCGTACCACTCGACGTTCGAGCCGGGGCTGTACGACGCCGCCCGCGCCGACGCCATGCTCGCCGACGTGACGATGCGCGGCTACAACACCGTCCGCGTGTTCCTCGACCCCGGCAACGGGCAGGACAACCTGATGGGCGAGCCGCACGGGCTGGGTCACGGCGACGCCGACCTGAGCCCGGCGAACGCCGCCTACCTCGACAACGTCGCCGACTTCGTCCGCCGCGCCGCCGGGTACGGCGTGTACGTGCTGCCGTCGATGGACGTGTTCCCGCAGAACGGCTACTACCGCGACATCATCGTGAACAGCCCGCAGCCGGTGAACATCGTGGGCCGCAACCGCAGCTACATGTACGAGGGCTACATCCGCGCGAAGGAGGAGTACCTCCGCGTCTTCACGACGGAGATGACGGCCCGGCTCGGCGACCTGATGAGCACGTTCCTCGCGCTGCAGCTGGACAACGAGGCGTACCTCAACCACACCGAGGCGCCGTTCCACCAGTTCTCCGGCCAGATGACGGTGGCCGGCCGCACCTACCAGATGGCCGACCGCATGCAGCGGCAGGCGGCGGCCGACGCCGCGTTCGTCGCCTACGCCGACCGCGGTGTGGCCGCCGTCAAGGCCGTCGACCCGGATCTCATGGTGACGATGGGCGCGTTCACGAACCTGGCCGTCAAGAAGACCTTCGACGGCCTGTCCGGCGTGTGCGACGGTGCGCCGTGCGGCGATCCGCGGTACCCGGTCCGGGTGTCGACGCTGACCCGCGACTCCGACCTCGACTTCCTCGACATCCACCTCTACCTCGCCACCGGCCGGACGCTGGCGGCGTCGCTGGGCTCGATGGAGTGGTCGCAGGTCACCGGGCCGGTCATCAACGGCGAGTTCGGCACCGAGCGCCGGTGGTTCGGCAACGACATCCAGCAGGCCTGGCCGGCGCTGGTGGACCACCAGGTCGGCAGCTGCACGTACGGCATCACCGGCTGGCTGTACTGGACGTGGGACACGAACGAGGACGCCACGCAGCAGAAGTTCTTCACCGGCGTCGAGGCCGGCGGTGTGATCGCCGGCGCCCTGTCGCCGCGGCAGCGGCCCGACCCGTGCAGTACGACGCAGGTGCGCGTCCGGCACATGACGGTGTACCCGCTGGCCGCCGCCGAGCGCCCGCTCGCGCGCCCGCAGTTCCGCGGCGGCGGCCCGGACGGCACCGTCACCCTGTCGGTGAACGGCGAAGAGGCCGGCCGGACCACGTCCGACGGGCGCGGCTGGCAGCTGCGCCCGGCCCGCGACCTGCCGCTGGGCGAGCCGTTCGACGCGGTCTTCCGGCTCTACCGCGACGGCCGGCTCGCCGACCTCGTCACCATCGAGGACGTCGTCCTCGGCGGGTAG